The DNA region AGGCGCGGAGCTCGAAGTCATCGGCCACGGCGGCACTTCTCCTTGGTCATCTGGGCACCATGCCCAGCTCTGTGGATCCGTACGAGGGTGCATGGACTGCGCCGTTGCGGGCGATACCGAGCGGCGTCACGAACAGCGGCGCGACGGGCACGACCGTGTCGATCCCCGAGGCCTCGGTCACGACCTCGGCGAAGCCGGGGAAGGACGCCGTCCCGCCGACCAGGTAGGCCATCGGCGTCGGCCATCCACGCGTCGCTGTCGTCAGGATGCTGGCGACCTTCTCCATCACCGGCCGGATCAGCGGGAACAGCCGGGACTGCTGCTGCGGGTCCTTCTTCAGGGCCTCGGCCTCGTCGAAGGAGATCCCGAGGGCGCCGGCGATGACGAGGGTCAGGTGGGTGCCCCCGGTCGGCTCGTCAGCCGTGTGCACCACGACACCGTCCTGGACCACCGCGACGCCGGTGGTGCCACCGCCGACGTCGACGACGATGCCGTCCCGCAGCCGGAGCACCGCATTCGCGGCTGTCGGCTCGTCCACCAGCCCGGTGCACTCCATCTCGGCTGCCTCGATGACGTGCTGGACGGCGCGCACCTCGCTGCGCGCCACGCCTGGTGGGTACGCGCCGTGCGCGGCCAGGATCGGCACCCCGAGCCGGAGCTCGGCCTTCCGCTTCAGTCGACGGACGAGGTCGATCGCGCCGACGAAGTCGGTCACCACACCGTCGCGGACGACGTCGGCGAACTCGTAGACCGCCGCGAGCGGTCGGTCGTCGGCATCGAGTGCGATCAGCACGGTGTATGCGGTACCGAGGTCGACGCCGACCTTGATCCCGGTGGGCCGCTCGGCCAGGGGTTCGGGCACCATCACCGCCTCGAGCGCCGCCATCGTCGCGGCGAGGTCGCCGATCATGCCCCACCGGCCCAGTCGGCGGGATAGGTCACGTAGAGGAAGCGTGCCCACGACGGTGTCCCGAACGTGATCGACGAGCCCTTCGGAACCGCGATCACGTCACCGGGTCGGCCGACCACCGCGCGCTCGCCGCAGGTGATGTGCAGCTCACCCTCGATGACGTACTCGACCTCGTCGTAGTCGAGGGTCCACGGGAACGAGCCCTGGCGCAGGCTCATCACACCGGCGGCCATCGGCATGCCGTGCGCACCCGTGACGACGTCGGCGAGTCGCACGTCCATCTCCGGAC from Cellulomonas sp. KRMCY2 includes:
- a CDS encoding cupin domain-containing protein, with the translated sequence MGRRAHTAADVLRLAASGATELVVAPEDLVTPLARDLAGERGVRVVVRSAATDSLDAARQETPPRLRHVPGVNAMELAPFPVDLHRPEMDVRLADVVTGAHGMPMAAGVMSLRQGSFPWTLDYDEVEYVIEGELHITCGERAVVGRPGDVIAVPKGSSITFGTPSWARFLYVTYPADWAGGA
- the eutJ gene encoding ethanolamine utilization protein EutJ, which encodes MIGDLAATMAALEAVMVPEPLAERPTGIKVGVDLGTAYTVLIALDADDRPLAAVYEFADVVRDGVVTDFVGAIDLVRRLKRKAELRLGVPILAAHGAYPPGVARSEVRAVQHVIEAAEMECTGLVDEPTAANAVLRLRDGIVVDVGGGTTGVAVVQDGVVVHTADEPTGGTHLTLVIAGALGISFDEAEALKKDPQQQSRLFPLIRPVMEKVASILTTATRGWPTPMAYLVGGTASFPGFAEVVTEASGIDTVVPVAPLFVTPLGIARNGAVHAPSYGSTELGMVPR